Genomic window (Desulforapulum autotrophicum HRM2):
CAACGGTGTGCCCGATCAAAGGGCCTGCATGACCATGGTAAACGATAAAATGGAAATTACCACCCAAGCCGATCCCCTTGAAAGCCAACCGCTGGATACGACCCAAGGGGGAGAGAAAAGATGAAGACCCATTACCATGTTATCATCGTGGGGGCAGGTTTTGCAGGACTTACAGCCGCCGAAACCTTTGCCGGCCAGGGCCTTGATATCCTGATCATTGATGAAAACGCCCAGTCCGGCGGACAGCTGCTCCGGAAAACCAGGCACAGGCCATCCCTTTTACCCAGACTGGAACCTGACCGGATGAAATCAAAGGGCTTTGCCCTGATTGAATCCATCAAGAAACGCCAGGGTATAGACTGGATCACCCAGGCCCAGGTACTGGGTATTTTCAAGGAAAGAAGACTCCTCGTCCATGTGGAAAACCATAACACCCCGGGGGAAAAAGACGCCGGAAAAATCCGTGAAGTCCAGGCCGACCATCTCATCCTTGCCACCGGTGCCAGGGAAAGGTATCTGCCGTTTAAGGGCTGGACCCTGCCCGGGGTCATGTCCCTGGGGGCTGCCCAGATCCTCATGAAAAGCCATGGGGTACTGCCTGCCCGCAACACGCTGATTGCAGGCACAAGCCCCCTGATGATGGTACTGGCATGGGAAATCCTTGGTAACAGAGGCAGGGTTGCAGGGCTTGTGGATCAAAATTCCATGAAAAAGAAACTGGCCTTTGTTCCCCTGGTCAAAGACCACTGGCCCAAACTCGTGGAAGGTGCCCTCTATACCGCCCGCATGATCCTCAGCGGCGTCCCCGTGCACCAGGGCACCCGGGTGATCGAAGCCAGGGGAGAGAACGGATTTACATCGGCAATTATTGCAAAGACCACACCTGAAGGGGTTATCATCCCGGGCACAGAAAAACAGTGCCCGGCCGACGCCCTGGCCATTGGCCACGGGTTTGTCCCCAATATTGAACTGCCGGTCCAGGCAGGCTGCGAACTTGAATACCACAGGGACAAGGGCGGCTGGGTGGTCAGGATTAATCAGAAGCTGGAATCCTCCGTCCGGTCGGTTTATGCCGTGGGCGAAATCACGGGCATTGCCGGGGCAAAAAAATCCTTTATCCAGGGTAGACTTGTGGCCCTGTCCATCCTCAGCCGCCTGGGTAAAATAAATTTAAACAGCCGGACTAACGACTTTCACCATGGGGTTGAAACCCTTGTTGCCCTTAACCTGGAGCAGGAAAAGTATGCCCGTTTTTTAAATCAGCTGTGCCAGGTACCGCTGTCCGCCTATGGAACCATTCCCGATGAGACCATGATCTGCCGGTGTGAAGAGATTACCATGGGAACCATCAGAAAAAACATCCACCAGGGGTTTGACACCATGGGCAGCTTGAAAAAGGCCACCCGGTGCGGAATGGGCCGGTGCCAGGGTCGGATCTGCGGGCCTGTGATATTGGATATCATAACGGCGTTGACAGGAAAAAGCCCCGCCCAGGTCGGATGCACCCTGTCACGGGTGCCGGTGAAAAACGTGGGGATCAGCGCCTTTTTAAATCCATAACACAACTTTGGCACTTCTGGGCTGTTTCCACGGATCAGCCCAGAAAGTCAGATCACCAAGCAACAGACACTGAAAGGCTGGATCCTTAATGGATTTAAAAAACAACAGATCAACCACCCCATTTATCGGCATCATCATGCTCGACACCGTTTTCCCCCGTATTAAGGGAGATATCGGCAATCCTGCCACCTTCGACTTTCCGGTAAAATACAAGATCGTCAAAGGAGCCTCACCGGAACGTGTGGTGCTCCAGGCAGACAAAAGCCTGCTCCAGCCCTTTGTTGCGGCAGGGCGCTCCCTGATTCGGGACGGCGCCTTTGCCCTTGCCACCTCCTGCGGGTTTCTGGCCCTATTCCACAGGGAGCTGACCCAGGCCCTGGATGTTCCCATATATTCATCAAGCCTACTCCAAGTTCATTTTGCCCAATCAATCATCAAAAAAGGTCAAAAAACCGGCATCATCACCGCCCGGAAACGGTCACTGACCCGTGATCACCTTGCCGCCGTGGGCATCGAACACTACCCCCTGACCATTGTTGGCATGGAGGAGGCCGAGGAATTTACCTCTGTTTTCATCCAGGGCAAATCAACCCTTGATGCGGACAAATGCCGGCAGGAGATGAAGGAAACCGCCCTGGCCCTGAAAGCCTCAAATCCTGACCTGGGCGCCATTGTACTGGAATGCACCAACATGCCGCCCTATACGCAAACGGTTCACAGGGCAACCGGGGGATTGCCGGTCTTTGATGTGGTCACCATGGTCAATTATGCACATTCGGCAGGCATGGCCGTATCGCAAGATTATTCTGTCTGCAACAATCTGGATAATTCCGGGAAAGGCGTCTGAGGTATGGCAGGACGGACCATGTCCTGTGCTTTTTCTTTCATGGTTTCGTTTCCCTGGTTTATCGGTCACCGGCATATGTGATCAAATTCAGGATATGATATCCACTCCATGCCATACCATGCTCCGACCGTGCCGGTTATATTCATTGACGCCAACCTCATCAAAAAACATAACTTGACTTAGGATGGGCGGTTATGGTTTATTTTTGTTCAAATAAAGCCTGTAATCATTTTTGCAGTAACATTTTGCAGTAACATAAACAACCAAAATCCAGGTGCAGGGCCTCTGCCTATTATGCACCAAAACCCTGCAGGAGGAGCATCACATGACAACACTGGATAATTTAAAAGAAGCATTTGCAGGCGAGAGCCAGGCCAACAGACTCTACCTTGCCTTTGCCAAAAAAGCCGATAAAGACGGCCTGCCACAAATTTCAAAACTGTTCAGGGCAGCAGCTGCTGCAGAAACCATCCATGCCCATGCACATTTAAGTGCCATGGGCGGTGTTAAAACCACCCTGGAAAACCTGGAAACCGCCATTGAAGGCGAAGGTCATGAATTCAAGGAGATGTATCCAAAATTTCTGACCCAGGCCCGGGAAGAAGGCGTGAAACCGGCTGAAACTTCCTTTGCCTATGCCCTGGCCGTGGAAGAAATTCATCATGGGCTGTACGCCAAGGCACTGGAAGCGGTGAAGGGCAAGGGCGATCTTCCTGAAACCACCATCCATGTCTGCCCCCTGTGCGGGAACACCGTTGAGGGAGGCGTGCCGGACAAGTGCCCGATCTGCAAGGTGCCCGGCAGCAAATTTGTCGAAGTTGCATAGAAACCAAGAATGCCCCGTGGCCTGGCTGAACCTGCCATGGCCACGGGAACCCCACCCTTGGCCCCCCAGACTTCCATAAAAAATATTTTTTTATCAAAAAACCACGATCTAAAAACATCCCGAACTATTTTTTCCATTGTGTTCTCTGGAAATAATTTTTACTCTGTGCCCCGATTGGCTGTGCACCCAGGACAAAGGAAATGAAACGTGAAGATAAGAACGGTGCAGGCAAAGGATATTGACGCCTGCCATTTAATTGAACAGCATTGTTTTACACAAAGTGAAGCAGCTTCTCTGGACTCCATAAAAGAGCGGGCCACAGTATATCCATCTGGATTTATTGTTGCAGAGCTTGACCACAGGGTGGTTGGAATGATCAACAGCGGTGCAACCGATAGTGATGACATCACCGATGAAGCATTTAAAAAACTGATCGGCCACAGGGAAGACGGGAGAAACATCGTTATTTTCTCTGTTTCGGTTGCCCCGAAATTTCAAGGGAAAAAAATTGCTTCACGCCTGATGAGCCGGTTTGTAGAGCGATCCAGGGAGTTGAACAAAGAAAAAATCCTGCTGCTCTGTAAAACAGACCTGATTCCATTTTATGAACGACTGGGATTTACCCTTGGGGGAATATCCACCTCCACCCACGGCGGGTTTGAATGGCATGAAATGATATATACCCTTAAAAATACAAACAATTAGGAACCATAGGAAAAATGGAAATCAATCAGGAATGGAATTTTGATGAAATCATTGACAGGAGCAATACCGGTTCCATGAAATGGGAGCCCGGGGTCCTGGGGGTTAAATTTGGAAAAGGCAGGGAAGACCTGCTGCCCCTGTGGGTGGCGGATATGGATTTTAAATGTCCCCCTGCCGTGGTACAGGCCATGGAAAAACGCCTGGCCCACCAGGTGTACGGGTATACCATGCCCGACCCCGGTTACAATGCCGCATTGATCGCCTGGTATCAGCGCCGCCACCAATGGGCAATCGACAACCGCTGGATCATGACCAGTCCAGGTATTGTCCCGGCAACCAATTATCTGATCCAGCGTTTTTCCAAGCCCGGTGACAAGATTTTGATCCAGACCCCAGTCTATTATCCGTTTGCCCAGTCCATTGCCACAAACGGACGACGTATTGCCGACAATCCCCTGCAAATTGTGGACGGCCGGTATCAGATGGATTTTGAAGATCTTGAAGAAAAAGCCAAAGACCCCAGGGTCAAGATGGCCATCCTCTGCAGCCCCCACAACCCCGTGGGCCGGGTCTGGACCCGGGAGGAACTTGAACGCTTTGGAAAGATCTGCATCGACAACCATGTCCTGATATTTGCCGATGAAATCCATTGTGACCTAACCATGCCCGGATTCCAGCATACCTGTTTTCAGGGAATCTCCCAGGAATTTGCCCAGCATTCCATTGCCGGCAATTCAGGCAGCAAGACCTTTAATCTGGCAGGGCTTCAGCAGTCAAGCCTCATCATTCCCAATGACCAGCTTTTCAGTGAACTATCAATCTATTTTGAAACCCTGGGTGTCGGCCCCCGGGGCGGAGGCACCCTGTTTGGGGCCGTTGCCACCCAGGCAGCATACAACGGTGCAGAACCCTGGCTGGATGATCTGCTGGTTTATCTGCATGAAAATTTCATCTATCTGAAAACACAACTTGAAGACCAGCTGCCCGGGGTAAGGGTGTTTGACCTTGAAGGCACCTATCTGGCCTGGGTGGATTTCAGGGCCCTGGGACTGTCACCGGAAACAACCATCCTTAAAATTGAACAGGATGCCAAGGTGGCCCTGGATCATGGCAACTGGTTTGGTGAGAATGGTGCCGGGTTTGAACGGGTGAACATTGCCTGCCCCAGATCAATCCTGAAAAAAGCGGTTGATGCCATGGTGGCGGCCTTTGTTCAATAATCAGATATCGCCCGGGTGCCTGACAATACTGAAACAGTAGAGGCTGTTAGGGTTACTCGGGCATTGCCGGTCAGTACAAAATTCAGGGAACAAGGGCCGCATTTTCCACCCGAATTTTCAACCGGTTTTTCGCAACACATGCAGCAGAATCGTTGGCATAGCAGTAAATACATCCATGGGGGCAGGTGTTGTAGCTGCCAATATCCTTGCTGTAAATACAATTGCACTCCCTGCGCTGGCCCTTGTCTTTGAGCCTTTTTGACTTGGATTGCATGGGTTGGGCAAACAGATCGCCCTGGCGCTCATACCCCAGGAACTTTTCAAATTGGGTGCTCCTTTGGGGCTTGTCGGTGATTCTCAGAATCAATTCATCGTCAATGCATTTGTTGTGCTCAATGCCAAAGGCGGAAAGATCGATGGCCTCACCGCAGGTGGCAAGTTTCAGCCCCCATGGTTTGTTTATTTCACTGATTTTCCGGGCCGTGTCAGCCATGGTAACTGTGTCAAAATCACGATACCGGACGCTCTGCCTGGCAAGGTTGTCGGTCACTTTTTTATAGTTTGAGATATCTGCAAAACTGAACACCAGCTTTTCTGTAAATGGGTGAATAATCTCCCCCACTCCATGGATCTTTGAGATCAGTTGATCGGGATCACTCCTGTCGGTCATGAGCAGGGGATCAAATCGCCAGATCACACGTTCTTTTCCAAGGCGTTCAGAAAGGGCCTGGAAGGTTTCCATACGCTGGTTCAGTGGCGGCACGCCAGGTTCAAACCCTTCTGCTTCATAGTCATTGAGCGTAAATTGAAAATAGCAGGCGATCCCAAGGGATTCAAGGCGCTCCAGCAACGGTATCATGGGCGCCGGGTTCTTGGTCCAGAAAACAATGACGCAGGTGTTGGCAAACGAGACATACTGAGGTTTGAACCGGTTAAAGGGGTTGATCCACTGCACATACCCCTTTTTAAGCTTGTCAAAAAACCATTCACTGTAACAGGCAGGAATATCTGTTGCTCTGCTGGCCGATATGATCCAGGGGGCGATTGCGGTGCATGGCCCTTCCGGAGTCTCAATGGTTGTTTTTGGCCATTTAATACCCATGGAGTACTCCTTATTTATGGTGCTCTAATGCCGTGTTTTTATACTCAACTGTTTATCATGACAATTGCGCTGTGTCACGCAACTTACCGTGGTAACAGAAATGCCCGCCACTACATCCTGTCTCCTTAATCTGGGTGGGTGCGTTTGCTTAACAAAGCATTTATTTCCGCCCTCACTGCAATCGTGCCACAGGCGGCACTAAATCGGGTATGCAATCCTGTGATGCCATTGTCCCTCATGTAAAATTCGTCGAAAAAGTTACTCGCCATGACAATGGCGTAGCAGGCGCTTTCAAAAAAAAGATTTATACAATAATTTTTTTTTAAAATCCATTAATGTATTTTTTATAAGAAACTCTTGTCGAAACATCATTGTGAAAGTCTCGACTTTAGAGCCCTCTTTGGTTTCCCTGACTGGAACATTGTAAACCAAAGGGGTTAGGATTTTTGCCCTTCCAGGCGTTAAGAAGCGCAGGCTGTTTGAGGACTTTAGCCCGCAGTTCCTGCGCTTTAGTCTGGAAGGGCAGAAATTCCCCCGACGTTTACCGTTCCGGTCAGGGTAACCAAAGAGGGCGGAATGGTACTATCGCCTGCCCTGTATCATCGTGTTTCATATTTCGTTGTGTCCGCAGGACATGTGGGTTATATGAAACACTCACCGAAGCATTGTAAACAGAGGCGTTTCATCATTCGTTGTGGCCGGTGAAGATACCTCACTCCGGCCGTGCCGGTTTTATATGAAACTCGCTTCGACCGGCCGGCGGAAACGGGTGTTGCCCTTCACTCATTCTCGCAGGCCGTCCATGGCCTGCTCCGAGGGAAATAGCAACTCCTTGGACCTCGTGTCCACCGTTGCCATTTAACCCGTTCAGGGCAACACCCGTTCCCACCGGCCTACTACTGTCGAGTTTCATGCTTCGTTGTGTCCGCCAGGACATGTGGGTTATATGAAACACTCTCCAAAGCATTGCAAACAGAGGCGTTTCATCATTCGTTGAGGCCGGAGCCATAACTCGCTCCGGCCGTGCCGGTTATAAAACAAATTATGCTTACGCTTACAGAAAATAATATCTTAAAAAGATTGGGAGAACGCCTTAAACAAGCCCGACTTGAGCGTAATGATCCCCAAAAAGAATTTGCCTTCAGGATCGGTGTCTCAATACCTACTTTATACAAAATGGAACAGGGACATCCATCCATATCATTGGGAATTTGGGCAAAGGCCTTATCTGTGCTTGGCAAACTTGACGACCTTGATCAGCTAATCGCTTCGGCAAACGCTCCTGGGAAATCCTTGTTTGAAAGATATGATGCCCAGCACAAGACAAAAAAACGTCAGCGGGCAGCAAGACGTCGCCATGATTAAGTTAAACGTCATGGTGACCCTCCCAGATGCTACAAGATTGCCCTGTGGAGAAATTGTTGCCACACCACCTGATTCCCAGGGGTTGGTCAAAGGGGCATTTCGATATTCTAAGGCGTACCTTGACCATTCCCTTGCCTTTCCTTTAGATCCTGTAACATTGCCGATGATTTCCAAAGAATTTATTGCACAAAGCCCAGCAGGCGTTCACGCCGTATTCGAGGACGCATTGCCAGATGACTGGGAAAAAAACTGCTGATCCAAAAAGCAAAGCTTGGAAGGGGTGAACAGACCATTCCAAGGCTGCTTGCAATATTAGGAAAAAATGGGTTGGGGGCGCTCTCTTTTGTCTCAAGGCACAATTTGCCTGGTGAAAATTCATCGGCTGACATGGTTGAGTTAAAGGCACTTCTGGAGGCTGCTTTTCGATATGATTCCGGCCTGGAACTAAAAGAAAAGGAGTTACAATTATTATTTCGTGCGGGGAGTTCCCCTGGCAGAGCACGGCCTAAAGCGCTTATTCAAAAGGAAACAGGGTCCCTTTGGATTGCAAAATTTCCCAGCTGCAATGACAAGCTCGATGTGCTGCCCGATATTTACGAACGAAGAGAGCATTCATTATCTTTTGATTTAAATTATTTGCCGCCGGACAAAGATGCTTTAAAGAACATGGCAAAACGGCAGAACATCAAAAATGCCGAGCAGATTATGGATGAGGTGTATGGGTCTGTTGCTCGGTGGCGCAATGTATTTCAGCAATATGGTGTTCCTGAATCTGACATACAGAGGCTTGAGTGGGGGATTCAGGAAAGGGGGCGGTTGGTTTACCCTTTTTTGTGGCAGGTTGAACCAGTGCCTTGTTGAAAAAATCAACATCCGTGCTGCACAAACCTTGAACTTCAAAACATTGTTCTTTTTTATTACGAATCGCGGCATTTTTTGTCAAAAACACATGGCCGGTCACGCTTGGGTAAAGTTTTGCCATAAACATCCAGTAGGCATTTTTTCCATACCCAATCCCGAACCAGTTCAGCAGGCCCTTACCGGAACCGGCAAACAGATGATGGTTGAACATCAGGCGGATAAACTCTTTTCGGATGCAGGGGTCGGCAGGGTTAAAAGCGGGGCATGATTCAATGACAAGGCGGACCTGCCCCATGTTTCCCGGTTTTAAACGGGGAAGTTCCAGCCGGGTTCCCACCACGATCTTTTTCTTGACAACCACCCCTTTGACAGGGGTTTGGTCCAGCATGTCCAGGGCCGTTGAAACAGCGGAACGGTCCCTGCGGTCAAGCAGGTCTCCGCAGGTGTACTCATCCCCGGATTCAAAAAGAAGGTCCATGGGCAAAACTGGCGGCCGGGGTAATCTATCCGGAAGGATCACGTAAATTTTTGCTTGTTTTTGCCGGAATCGAGTCATCACCCGGAAATATTTCTGGGTGGCACGAACCCTGGAGGTGGAGGGACTAAGGTCGATAAGAAGCTTGCAATGGGGCGAATTCCACCCTTCAATCAAAACGTTTACCTGGATCAGGGTATCAATCTTTCCCCCCTCAAACGGATCAAGGAGTCTGGTCCTGGCGTTGCCCGGGGTTTCTCCCAGAATCAAGCCCGGAGGGGGGCAGCCGTCGGGCCTGTGCCTTTTTAAATAGGTGTGGAGATCATGGGCCTGCTGCCGTGAAGCACACACAATCAAACACGGGATATCACGATTTTCTGGTGAATATCGAAAGATCTCCACTGTTTTAAAAAAAGGGGCGCTGGACATGATTCGCCCCAACAATTCCCTTTCAAAATCACCGGCAAAAATTCGCACTCTGGATTTTCCTGCATCCACCTCTGCCACCCACACCCTTGCAGGTGCCAGAAGCCCAAGGGCAATGGCCTCCTTGAGGTCAATTTCATAAATCTTGTCAGGATAAAAAAGGTCAACCCGCTTGTCATCGTTATAAGTGGGAGTAGCGGTCAACGCAATACGGACTGCCTGGGCTGAAAAAGCCCTGCTCAATGCCTTCTGGCGCAGCCTGGTCATGCTGTGATGGGCTTCATCCACAAAGACAAGGGCGGATCGGGCAAAGGCCCGGGGCAGTGTTCCCTGCTGTGAATGCCCCTGGAGGCTGCTGTAGGTGATCACGTTGATGCCGTTTTTGACAACACGCTTTTCCTCTCCGTAAAAAAGACCAATGGGGACGGAGCCATTGAGCTGGGAAGAAAGGGATTCCACTGTCTGGAGGACAAGGGTTCTGGTGGGTACAACAATGGTTGCGGGCAGGGCTGTCAAGGCAATTATGTGGCCTGCAATTATGGTTTTTCCAGTGCGGGGCGGAAGGATGATCCTGCAACAGGGAGAAGAGAATTGTGGGTCAGGCCGGGTTGCAATATCCAGCAGATAGGCTGCAAATTTTTGAAGCACAGGAAACTGGTCGTTCCTGAGCTTGTATTTTATGTTGCCGCAGCAGTCAAAGAGATCGTCTATTTCCAGAAGACCTTCCGCACTTTTCATCAACAGGTCTGTTAAATCCAGATTATAGGCATCCATGGGAAAAGGCCCTCTTTTGCACAACCGGCACAGCCGGAGCGGGGTGTGGGCGCCGGCCCTGGCGTCTGTGCTGACAGCCGTCATTTAATCCACACCGGGTAAAACCCCCTTCCCGCCCACTCCTGCCGATCCAGTTCTATAAAATAATATTCAAAATTCGCCGCAAAGGTTCAGCAGCCCCCCACAGCAGCTGATCGCCAACGGAAAAGGCCGTGAGATAGTCGTCGCCGATAGTCATTTTCCGGATACGTCCAACGGGCACGGTCAGGGTGCCTGAGACAGCGGCAGGGGTGAGATCGGTGATGCTGGTCTCCTTGCGGTTGGGAACCACCTTGACCCAGTCGTTGTTGGCGGCGAGCATGGACTCTATTTCACCAACAGGCACCTTTTTGTTCAGCTTGATGGTAAATGCCTGGCTGTGGCACCGCATGGAGCCGATCCTGATGCACTGGCCGTCAATGGGGATGGGGTTGTCCGACCGGCCCAAAATCTTGTTGGTCTCCACAAACCCCTTCCACTCCTCCCGGGTCTGGCCGTTTTCCATGGCCCGGTCGATCCAGGGGATCAGGCTTGCGGCAAGGGGAACGCCCCAATTGTCGGTTGGAAAGGCCTTGGATCGTATGGTGTCGGTCACCTTCCGGTCAAGGTCGAGTATGGCCGATGACGGGTCGTCCAGCAAACCGGCTGCCTGGTTGCCAATGGCTGCCATCTGGGCCACAAGCTCCTCCATGTTTTTTGCCCCTGCCCCGGATGCGGCCTGGTAGGTCATGGAGGTGATCCATTCAACCAGATTGTTCTCAAACAGCCCACCAAGGGCCATGAGCATGAGCGATACCGTGCAGTTGCCACCGATATAATTTTTGATTCCCCTGTCAAGGGCCTGGTCGATCACCCTTCTGTTCACAGGATCGAGCACGATGATGCTCTTGTCGTCCATTCTCAGGGTCGATGCCGCATCGATCCAGTACCC
Coding sequences:
- a CDS encoding MalY/PatB family protein, with translation MEINQEWNFDEIIDRSNTGSMKWEPGVLGVKFGKGREDLLPLWVADMDFKCPPAVVQAMEKRLAHQVYGYTMPDPGYNAALIAWYQRRHQWAIDNRWIMTSPGIVPATNYLIQRFSKPGDKILIQTPVYYPFAQSIATNGRRIADNPLQIVDGRYQMDFEDLEEKAKDPRVKMAILCSPHNPVGRVWTREELERFGKICIDNHVLIFADEIHCDLTMPGFQHTCFQGISQEFAQHSIAGNSGSKTFNLAGLQQSSLIIPNDQLFSELSIYFETLGVGPRGGGTLFGAVATQAAYNGAEPWLDDLLVYLHENFIYLKTQLEDQLPGVRVFDLEGTYLAWVDFRALGLSPETTILKIEQDAKVALDHGNWFGENGAGFERVNIACPRSILKKAVDAMVAAFVQ
- a CDS encoding DEAD/DEAH box helicase; translation: MTAVSTDARAGAHTPLRLCRLCKRGPFPMDAYNLDLTDLLMKSAEGLLEIDDLFDCCGNIKYKLRNDQFPVLQKFAAYLLDIATRPDPQFSSPCCRIILPPRTGKTIIAGHIIALTALPATIVVPTRTLVLQTVESLSSQLNGSVPIGLFYGEEKRVVKNGINVITYSSLQGHSQQGTLPRAFARSALVFVDEAHHSMTRLRQKALSRAFSAQAVRIALTATPTYNDDKRVDLFYPDKIYEIDLKEAIALGLLAPARVWVAEVDAGKSRVRIFAGDFERELLGRIMSSAPFFKTVEIFRYSPENRDIPCLIVCASRQQAHDLHTYLKRHRPDGCPPPGLILGETPGNARTRLLDPFEGGKIDTLIQVNVLIEGWNSPHCKLLIDLSPSTSRVRATQKYFRVMTRFRQKQAKIYVILPDRLPRPPVLPMDLLFESGDEYTCGDLLDRRDRSAVSTALDMLDQTPVKGVVVKKKIVVGTRLELPRLKPGNMGQVRLVIESCPAFNPADPCIRKEFIRLMFNHHLFAGSGKGLLNWFGIGYGKNAYWMFMAKLYPSVTGHVFLTKNAAIRNKKEQCFEVQGLCSTDVDFFNKALVQPATKKGKPTAPFPESPTQASVCQIQEHHIAEIHCATEQQTHTPHP
- a CDS encoding FAD/NAD(P)-dependent oxidoreductase, which encodes MKTHYHVIIVGAGFAGLTAAETFAGQGLDILIIDENAQSGGQLLRKTRHRPSLLPRLEPDRMKSKGFALIESIKKRQGIDWITQAQVLGIFKERRLLVHVENHNTPGEKDAGKIREVQADHLILATGARERYLPFKGWTLPGVMSLGAAQILMKSHGVLPARNTLIAGTSPLMMVLAWEILGNRGRVAGLVDQNSMKKKLAFVPLVKDHWPKLVEGALYTARMILSGVPVHQGTRVIEARGENGFTSAIIAKTTPEGVIIPGTEKQCPADALAIGHGFVPNIELPVQAGCELEYHRDKGGWVVRINQKLESSVRSVYAVGEITGIAGAKKSFIQGRLVALSILSRLGKINLNSRTNDFHHGVETLVALNLEQEKYARFLNQLCQVPLSAYGTIPDETMICRCEEITMGTIRKNIHQGFDTMGSLKKATRCGMGRCQGRICGPVILDIITALTGKSPAQVGCTLSRVPVKNVGISAFLNP
- a CDS encoding HipA N-terminal domain-containing protein produces the protein MIKLNVMVTLPDATRLPCGEIVATPPDSQGLVKGAFRYSKAYLDHSLAFPLDPVTLPMISKEFIAQSPAGVHAVFEDALPDDWEKNC
- a CDS encoding GNAT family N-acetyltransferase, coding for MKIRTVQAKDIDACHLIEQHCFTQSEAASLDSIKERATVYPSGFIVAELDHRVVGMINSGATDSDDITDEAFKKLIGHREDGRNIVIFSVSVAPKFQGKKIASRLMSRFVERSRELNKEKILLLCKTDLIPFYERLGFTLGGISTSTHGGFEWHEMIYTLKNTNN
- a CDS encoding rubrerythrin family protein; this translates as MTTLDNLKEAFAGESQANRLYLAFAKKADKDGLPQISKLFRAAAAAETIHAHAHLSAMGGVKTTLENLETAIEGEGHEFKEMYPKFLTQAREEGVKPAETSFAYALAVEEIHHGLYAKALEAVKGKGDLPETTIHVCPLCGNTVEGGVPDKCPICKVPGSKFVEVA
- a CDS encoding helix-turn-helix domain-containing protein, with the translated sequence MLTLTENNILKRLGERLKQARLERNDPQKEFAFRIGVSIPTLYKMEQGHPSISLGIWAKALSVLGKLDDLDQLIASANAPGKSLFERYDAQHKTKKRQRAARRRHD
- the asd gene encoding aspartate-semialdehyde dehydrogenase, with translation MKKVGIVGWRGMVGSVLMERMMAEEDFKGFSPLFFTTSQAGMKAPDVGVDAPPLVDAHDIDALMSMDIILSCQGGAYTEAVRPKLAANGWKGYWIDAASTLRMDDKSIIVLDPVNRRVIDQALDRGIKNYIGGNCTVSLMLMALGGLFENNLVEWITSMTYQAASGAGAKNMEELVAQMAAIGNQAAGLLDDPSSAILDLDRKVTDTIRSKAFPTDNWGVPLAASLIPWIDRAMENGQTREEWKGFVETNKILGRSDNPIPIDGQCIRIGSMRCHSQAFTIKLNKKVPVGEIESMLAANNDWVKVVPNRKETSITDLTPAAVSGTLTVPVGRIRKMTIGDDYLTAFSVGDQLLWGAAEPLRRILNIIL
- a CDS encoding aspartate/glutamate racemase family protein, yielding MDLKNNRSTTPFIGIIMLDTVFPRIKGDIGNPATFDFPVKYKIVKGASPERVVLQADKSLLQPFVAAGRSLIRDGAFALATSCGFLALFHRELTQALDVPIYSSSLLQVHFAQSIIKKGQKTGIITARKRSLTRDHLAAVGIEHYPLTIVGMEEAEEFTSVFIQGKSTLDADKCRQEMKETALALKASNPDLGAIVLECTNMPPYTQTVHRATGGLPVFDVVTMVNYAHSAGMAVSQDYSVCNNLDNSGKGV
- a CDS encoding DUF1848 domain-containing protein; this translates as MGIKWPKTTIETPEGPCTAIAPWIISASRATDIPACYSEWFFDKLKKGYVQWINPFNRFKPQYVSFANTCVIVFWTKNPAPMIPLLERLESLGIACYFQFTLNDYEAEGFEPGVPPLNQRMETFQALSERLGKERVIWRFDPLLMTDRSDPDQLISKIHGVGEIIHPFTEKLVFSFADISNYKKVTDNLARQSVRYRDFDTVTMADTARKISEINKPWGLKLATCGEAIDLSAFGIEHNKCIDDELILRITDKPQRSTQFEKFLGYERQGDLFAQPMQSKSKRLKDKGQRRECNCIYSKDIGSYNTCPHGCIYCYANDSAACVAKNRLKIRVENAALVP